The following is a genomic window from Brevibacterium limosum.
GGGGAGTGCGATCATGATCGACGACGAGGTCCTCGCCGGCATCGAAGCCGTCCTCATGATCACCGATTCGGCCGTCAGCGCCGACGACCTCGCAAGTTCTCTCGGCCTCGACGAGGACACGGTCCTCGAAGCCGTCCAGACGCTCAAGGCCGACTACGACGGGGATGAGAACCGGCGACAGCGCGGGTTCGAGATCCGCCACGTCGCCGGAGGCTTCCGCATCTTCTCCCGCGGCGACTACCACGAAGTCGTCAAGGACTTCCTCACCGCCGGGCAGAGCGCGAAGCTCTCCCAAGCCGCACTCGAGACTCTGGCGGTCATCGCCTACCGGCAGCCGATCTCCCGTCCCCGCATCGCCGCCATCCGCGGAGTCAGCGTCGACGGCGTCATCCGCACCCTGCTGCTGCGCGGACTCATCGTCGAAGCCGGCAAGGAGGCGTCCACCTCGGCGCTGCTCTACGCCACCACCCCGCAGTTCCTCGACACGATGGGCATGAACGCGATCGATGACCTGCCCGATATCGCCCCCTACCTGCCCGAAGACGCCGACGTCGCCGAACTCGGCGCGGAAGACACCGAGGTGCTCGCCGAAATCGACGGCGCCCTCGAAGACGATCTCGACGACGATCCCGATTCGGCCGCCGAGATGTCACGAGTCGGTGATTGATTTGAGAGAATGGATGTATGAGTCCCTACCGTGATCACCGCGCCCCCGGCGGGCGCCAGAACCGACCCAGCCGAAAACAGCGCGCAGCGACGGCCGATCAGGCCTCCGACAAGGGCGGTTCGGGTGCCGGTCAGACATCGGACGCCCACGTCAGCGGGGGTGTGCGGTTGCAGAAGGTGCTCGCCGAGGCGGGCCTGGGATCACGTCGTGCCTGCGAACAGCTCATCGTCGACGGCCGAGTCGAGGTCGACGGCAGCATCGTGACCGAACTGGGCACCCGGATCGACCCCGAAACGCAGTCCGTGTACGTGGATACAGTGAGAATTTCGACACAGACCAAGAAGGTCTACCTCGTGCTCAACAAGCCCGCGGGGGTCGTGTCGACCATGAGCGATCCCGAAGGCCGGCCCTGCCTGGCCGACTACGTGCGCAACAACAACGAGCGCCTCTTCCACATCGGCCGCCTCGACACCGAGACCGAAGGCATCATCCTGCTCACCAACGACGGGGAGCTGAGCAACCGCCTGGCCCACCCGCGCTACGAGATCCCGAAGACCTACCTCGCGAAGGTCAAGGGCCAGCTGGCGAAGGACGCCGGAGCCATCCTCAAGGCCGGAATCGACCTCGAAGACGGATTCGTCAAGGTCGATGACTTCAGACTCGTCGATTCGACCCCGGGCAAGTCCGTCGTCGAACTCACCCTCCACTCCGGCCGCAACCGCATCGTGCGCCGCCTGCTCGCCGAGATCGGCCACCCGGTGGAGCGCCTCGTGCGGCTGAAGTTCGGACCCATCGTCCTCGACGAGCAGAAGCAGGGCAAGATCCGCCCGCTGCGCTCCGATGAGGTCGGCGCACTGTTCGAGGCCGTCGGTCTGTGAGAGTCCACATCATCGGCACCGGCCTGCTCGGTGCCAGCCTGGGTTTGGCGCTGAGCGCACAGGGCCATCAGGTGACCCTCGAAGACACCTCGCCGACCGCGCAGCAGCTCGCCGCTGACCTCGGCGCCGGTCAGGTCGTCAACCCGACCGATGCCTTCGCCGAGGAGGCCGGCCCGACCGATGCCACCGATGTGTCGGCGCCCGCACACCCGGACATCGTCGTCGTCGCGACCCCGCCCGATGTGGCCGCCTGGGTCATCGCCGCGGCACTCGAGGACTACCCGAACGCCACGGTCACGGACGTCGCCAGCGTCAAGACCCGCCTGCTCGAAGCGGTGCGCGAACTGGTCACCGGCACTCGGCTCGATCGCTACATCGGCTGCCATCCGATGGCCGGACGCGAGAAGTCCGGAGCGATCGCCGCCCAGTCGGACCTCTTCACGGCCCGGCCCTGGGTGATCTGCTCGGATGAGGACACACCGGCCGACCGCCTCAGCGAGGTCATCGCTATGGCCGAGGACACGGGCGCCTCGGTGCTCCACCTCGACCCGCGCATCCACGATGCCGCGGTCGCGAAGGTCTCGCATGTGCCGCAGATCGTGTCCTCCCTGGTGGCCTCCCAGCTGCGCCATGCGCCCTTGGAGGAGATCTCGCTGGCCGGGCAGGGACTGCGCGATGTCACCCGCATCGCCGCCTCGGATCCGGGCCTGTGGACGCAGATCCTGACCGGCAACGCCGAGGAGGTCCGGTCCGTGCTCATCGATCTGCGCACCGAACTCGACGAGGTCATCGGCGCCCTCGAACTCGGGCCCGGGTCGACCGGGCTGCTCGCGAAGGCGATCGCCCTGGGCAACGAGGGCCACGACCGGATTCCCGGCAAGCACGGGCAGCCGCCGACCACCTATGCTGTTGTCACGATCCTGGTTCCGGATACCCCCGGTATGCTGGCCCGGCTGTTCAAGGACATCGGCGACCTCGGCGTCAACGTCGAAGACTTCAGGATGGATCACGCCTCCGGTCGGAAACTGGGCATGGTCGACGTGTCCGTGGTCCCGGCCATCCAGCAGGAGCTGGAGATCGGATTGCTGTCGAAGGGATGGCAGATCCCCGAATCCGCCATCGAGAGAGAAGGAACTGCATGAGCGTCGTAGCCATTGACGGACCGTCCGGAGTGGGCAAGTCGAGCACCGCCAAGGAGGTGGCGCGTCGGCTGGGCTACCAGTACCTCGACACAGGGGCGATGTACCGGGCGATGGCGTGGCTGTGCCGGGGCCGCGGGGTCACCGACCCCGTCGACGTGCTCGAACAGGTGCGCGGTGCGGATCTGGAGATCTCGCTGAGCCCCGACGAATTCTTCGTCTCCGTCGACGACATCGACGTCACCGAGGACATCCGCGGTGAGGACGTCTCGTCGAATGTGCAGACGGTCTCCGGCGTCATCGACGCCCGCGAGGAGCTCATCGAGATGCAGCGGTCCTATATCGCCGCCGCCTCCGAGGGCATCGTCGTCGAAGGCCGGGACATCACGACCGTGGTGGCCCCCGACGCCGATGTGCGCATCCTCATGACCGCCCGCGATGAGGTCCGTGTGGCCCGCCGGGCCAAGGAAGTGCACGGCAATGCCGAGGCCGAGGCGATCGCCGCCACCCAAGCCCTCGTCACGGGCCGTGACGCCAAGGACTCCGCCACGACGAGCTTCCTCGAGGCCGCCGACGGAGTGTACACACTCGATACCAGCGACATCGACTTCGACCAGGTGGTCGAGACGGTGCTGCAACTGGTGAAGGACTCACAATGAGCGAATCCGAATTTCACGAGACACCCGACGACGACCTCGTCGACCGTGTCGAGAGCATCAGCGATGAGGAGGCCGAGCAGCGGGCGACCGCGCTCGAGGCCGGACTCGAAAGCTATGAGCTCGAAGACGAGGACCGTGCGCTGCTGCGCGCCTACGGCTTCGACGAAGACGACGACGAAGAGCTCGGTGCCGCACCGGTGCTGGCCGTCGTCGGTCGCCCCAACGTCGGCAAGTCGACGCTGGTCAACCGCATCCTCGGCCGCCGCGAAGCCGTCGTCGAGGACGTTCCGGGAGTCACCCGTGACCGGGTGAGCTATCGGGCGGAATGGAACCGACAAGAATTCACCCTCGTCGACACCGGCGGTTGGGATCAGGACTCGAAGGGCATGGCCTCGCGCATTGCGATCCAGTCCGAGATCGCCGTGGACATGGCCGACGCCGTCCTCCTCGTAGTCGACGCCACGACCGGTCCGACCTCGACCGATGAGATGGTCGTGAAGATGCTGCGTCGGAAGAAGAAGCCGGTCCTCCTCGCCGCGAACAAGGTCGACGACGAGCGCGGCGAGCTCATGGCCGCCGAACTCTGGGGCCTGGGCCTCGGCCAGCCCTGGACGGTGTCGGCTCTGCACGGTCGGGGAGTCGCCGACCTGCTCGACGAAGTGCTCACGATCCTGCCCGAGGTCTCGGCCGTCGACACCCGCGTCGAAGAGGGCGGACCGCGTCGGGTGGCCCTCGTCGGTCGTCCGAACGTCGGCAAGTCCTCCCTGCTCAACCAGCTCATCGGCAGCGACCGTGTGCTCGTGGACAATGTCGCCGGCACCACCCGTGACCCCGTCGACGAGCTCATCGAGCTCGGTGGGAAGCAGTGGCGGTTCGTCGACACCGCCGGTATCCGCCGTCGTGCCCATCAGGCCAGCGGCGCCGATTTCTATGCCGCGCTGCGCACGCAGACCGCGCTCGAACGCGCCGAGGTGGCCCTCGTCCTCATGGAGGTCCAGGATCCGCTGAGCGAGCAGGACGTGCGCATCGTCATGACCGCCGTCGAGGCGGGTCGTGCCGTGGTGCTGGCGTTCAACAAGTGGGATCTGCTCGATGACGAACGTCGCTTCTATCTGGAGCGGGAGATCGAACGGGACCTCGGCCATGTGGCTTGGGCGCCGCGCGTGAACATCTCGGCGAAGACCGGACGTCACGCCGAGAAGCTCGTACCGGCGATGGAAACCGCTCTCGAAGGCTGGGACACCCGCATTCCGACGGGTCGGCTCAACGCGTTCCTCGGCGAACTCGTCGCGGCCAACCCGCACCCGGTGCGCGGCGGCAAGCAGCCGCGTATCCTCTTCGGCACTCAGGCGCAGTCGCGTCCGCCGAAGTTCGTGCTCTTCACCACCGGCTTCCTCGATCCCGGCTATCGCCGGTTCATCACCCGTCGTCTGCGTGAGACGTTCGGCTTCAAGGGCACGCCCATCGAAGTGTCGATGCGCATCCGCGAGAAGCGTCGGGGACGCTGAATGAACGAGGACGAGCAGACGGCGACATCGGGCGCCGCTGACGGTGCCGGCGGCACAGCCGGCGATGCCGCGTGCCCGACCGCGTCTGCGCCGTCCTCAGGATCGGTGACGGAGTCCGGACCGGACTCCGCGAGGGAGTCTTCCGGTCCTGCCACCTCCACGGGGGCGCGGAGCGGCGGGGCCGCCTCGGCGACAGAGGAATCCACCTCAGCATCCGGTGAGGAATCGGACGCGGTCGACGGAGCACGGCCCTGGCATGCGCGCCCACCGGCACGGGCGCTGATGATCGCAGTGACCCTGGCGGGGTTGGCCTACGCGCTGATGTTCTTCCGCGGGCTCCAGGACATCGTGGCTCCGGTGTTCCTCGCACTGAACTTCTACATCGTCGTCTACCCGGTGCAGCGGATGCTCACCCGGATCAAGGTGCCGCGGGCGATTGGAGCGTGCATCTCGGTCGTGCTCGTGCTGTGCATGATCTTCGCGTTCTTCGGACTCACCGCATGGTCGGTGGCCGAACTCGTCATCCTCATCCCCAGCTACAGCAACGAACTCGTCAACACGTACCAGAATGCCTTGGCGCTGCTGTCGGACATCGGAGTGACCTCCTCGGTGATCCAGCAGCAGCTCTCAGCTTTCGACGTCCGCTCCGTCCTCGACGCGATCTACCCGCTGCTGACGAACGTGTCCTCGGTCGCCGGGCTGCTGACCACGGTGATCATGGCGGTGTTCTTCGTGGCGATGGATTCGATGGGCATCGACAGGCGGATGGGGATGCTGCTCGACGTGAAGCCCTCGCTGTCGGCGTCGATCGGCGACTTCGCGGGCGGTGTCCGCCGCTACTGGGTGGTGGCCACGATCTTCGGCCTCATCGTCGCATTCCTCGACGTCATCGCCTTGGCGATCATCGACGTTCCGCTCATCTGGGTGTGGGGCGTGCTCGCTTTCCTGACGAACTACATCCCGAACATCGGCTTCGTCATCGGCCTCGTCCCGCCGGCGCTGCTGGCGCTGGTCGACAGCGGGTGGCAGTCGGCCCTGTGGGTGGTCATCGCCTACAGCGTGCTCAACTTCGTCATCCAAGCGATCATCCAGCCGAAGTTCACTGGCGAATCCGTCGGCGTCACCCCGCTGGTGTCGTTCCTGTCGCTGCTGTTCTGGGTGTGGATCCTCGGCTGGCTCGGCGCCCTCCTGGCACTGCCGGCGACCCTGCTGATCAAGGCACTCCTGGTCGACGCGGACCCGAAGGCCAGGTGGGTGAATATCCT
Proteins encoded in this region:
- the scpB gene encoding SMC-Scp complex subunit ScpB produces the protein MIDDEVLAGIEAVLMITDSAVSADDLASSLGLDEDTVLEAVQTLKADYDGDENRRQRGFEIRHVAGGFRIFSRGDYHEVVKDFLTAGQSAKLSQAALETLAVIAYRQPISRPRIAAIRGVSVDGVIRTLLLRGLIVEAGKEASTSALLYATTPQFLDTMGMNAIDDLPDIAPYLPEDADVAELGAEDTEVLAEIDGALEDDLDDDPDSAAEMSRVGD
- a CDS encoding pseudouridine synthase produces the protein MSPYRDHRAPGGRQNRPSRKQRAATADQASDKGGSGAGQTSDAHVSGGVRLQKVLAEAGLGSRRACEQLIVDGRVEVDGSIVTELGTRIDPETQSVYVDTVRISTQTKKVYLVLNKPAGVVSTMSDPEGRPCLADYVRNNNERLFHIGRLDTETEGIILLTNDGELSNRLAHPRYEIPKTYLAKVKGQLAKDAGAILKAGIDLEDGFVKVDDFRLVDSTPGKSVVELTLHSGRNRIVRRLLAEIGHPVERLVRLKFGPIVLDEQKQGKIRPLRSDEVGALFEAVGL
- a CDS encoding prephenate dehydrogenase; the protein is MRVHIIGTGLLGASLGLALSAQGHQVTLEDTSPTAQQLAADLGAGQVVNPTDAFAEEAGPTDATDVSAPAHPDIVVVATPPDVAAWVIAAALEDYPNATVTDVASVKTRLLEAVRELVTGTRLDRYIGCHPMAGREKSGAIAAQSDLFTARPWVICSDEDTPADRLSEVIAMAEDTGASVLHLDPRIHDAAVAKVSHVPQIVSSLVASQLRHAPLEEISLAGQGLRDVTRIAASDPGLWTQILTGNAEEVRSVLIDLRTELDEVIGALELGPGSTGLLAKAIALGNEGHDRIPGKHGQPPTTYAVVTILVPDTPGMLARLFKDIGDLGVNVEDFRMDHASGRKLGMVDVSVVPAIQQELEIGLLSKGWQIPESAIEREGTA
- the cmk gene encoding (d)CMP kinase, with amino-acid sequence MSVVAIDGPSGVGKSSTAKEVARRLGYQYLDTGAMYRAMAWLCRGRGVTDPVDVLEQVRGADLEISLSPDEFFVSVDDIDVTEDIRGEDVSSNVQTVSGVIDAREELIEMQRSYIAAASEGIVVEGRDITTVVAPDADVRILMTARDEVRVARRAKEVHGNAEAEAIAATQALVTGRDAKDSATTSFLEAADGVYTLDTSDIDFDQVVETVLQLVKDSQ
- the der gene encoding ribosome biogenesis GTPase Der, with the protein product MSESEFHETPDDDLVDRVESISDEEAEQRATALEAGLESYELEDEDRALLRAYGFDEDDDEELGAAPVLAVVGRPNVGKSTLVNRILGRREAVVEDVPGVTRDRVSYRAEWNRQEFTLVDTGGWDQDSKGMASRIAIQSEIAVDMADAVLLVVDATTGPTSTDEMVVKMLRRKKKPVLLAANKVDDERGELMAAELWGLGLGQPWTVSALHGRGVADLLDEVLTILPEVSAVDTRVEEGGPRRVALVGRPNVGKSSLLNQLIGSDRVLVDNVAGTTRDPVDELIELGGKQWRFVDTAGIRRRAHQASGADFYAALRTQTALERAEVALVLMEVQDPLSEQDVRIVMTAVEAGRAVVLAFNKWDLLDDERRFYLEREIERDLGHVAWAPRVNISAKTGRHAEKLVPAMETALEGWDTRIPTGRLNAFLGELVAANPHPVRGGKQPRILFGTQAQSRPPKFVLFTTGFLDPGYRRFITRRLRETFGFKGTPIEVSMRIREKRRGR
- a CDS encoding AI-2E family transporter; this encodes MNEDEQTATSGAADGAGGTAGDAACPTASAPSSGSVTESGPDSARESSGPATSTGARSGGAASATEESTSASGEESDAVDGARPWHARPPARALMIAVTLAGLAYALMFFRGLQDIVAPVFLALNFYIVVYPVQRMLTRIKVPRAIGACISVVLVLCMIFAFFGLTAWSVAELVILIPSYSNELVNTYQNALALLSDIGVTSSVIQQQLSAFDVRSVLDAIYPLLTNVSSVAGLLTTVIMAVFFVAMDSMGIDRRMGMLLDVKPSLSASIGDFAGGVRRYWVVATIFGLIVAFLDVIALAIIDVPLIWVWGVLAFLTNYIPNIGFVIGLVPPALLALVDSGWQSALWVVIAYSVLNFVIQAIIQPKFTGESVGVTPLVSFLSLLFWVWILGWLGALLALPATLLIKALLVDADPKARWVNILLASDPDTGRAELVKGLKKPAAAV